A stretch of the Solanum dulcamara chromosome 6, daSolDulc1.2, whole genome shotgun sequence genome encodes the following:
- the LOC129893260 gene encoding NAC domain-containing protein JA2L, with the protein MGVQEPDPLTQLSLPPGFRFYPTDEELLVQYLCRKVAGHDFSLPIIAEIDLYKFDPWVLPSKAIFGEKEWYFFSPRDRKYPNGSRPNRVAGSGYWKATGTDKVITTEGRKVGIKKALVFYIGKAPKGTKTNWIMHEYRLSESSTKSGSSRLDDWVLCRIYKKNSVGQKLSSSDLQSKDISHGSSSSSSSQFDDMLESLPVIEDRYFSLPRVNSIRNIQQDDDKLNLQQLGSGNFDWATLAGFNSFHELTTGNQAPATGNQTPVLVNINQYHNHNNNLNNMNEFFANPTALNFHGEAKFEGGVDQEVESSVRAQRLNSVNPGFFPENSTGFPGTYTNSVPDPFGIRYPTQTVNVGFTG; encoded by the exons ATGGGTGTTCAGGAACCGGATCCTCTTACACAACTAAGCTTGCCACCCGGGTTTCGGTTTTACCCGACTGATGAAGAGCTTTTAGTTCAATATTTATGCCGTAAAGTTGCTGGCCATGATTTCTCCCTACCAATCATTGCAGAAATTGATTTGTACAAATTcgatccatgggttcttccaa GTAAGGCGATTTTCGGAGAAAAGGAATGGTACTTCTTCAGTCCAAGAGATAGAAAGTATCCGAATGGATCTCGACCAAACAGAGTAGCTGGCTCTGGGTATTGGAAAGCAACTGGAACTGATAAAGTAATTACTACTGAAGGTAGAAAAGTTGGAATCAAAAAGGCTTTAGTGTTTTACATTGGTAAAGCACCTAAAGGAACAAAAACTAATTGGATTATGCATGAATATAGACTCAGTGAATCTTCAACCAAAAGTGGAAGTTCAAGG TTGGACGATTGGGTTCTATGTAGGATTTACAAGAAGAATTCCGTTGGACAAAAACTGAGTAGTTCTGATTTACAGAGTAAGGATATAAGCCATGGTTCATCATCATCCTCTTCGTCTCAATTTGACGATATGCTGGAATCTCTACCAGTAATTGAAGACCGGTATTTCTCATTACCGAGAGTGAATTCCATTAGGAATATTCAACAAGATGATGACAAGCTCAATCTTCAACAATTGGGTTCTGGGAATTTCGACTGGGCAACTCTAGCTGGATTTAATTCGTTTCATGAATTGACCACCGGAAATCAAGCACCAGCAACCGGAAATCAAACTCCGGTGCTTGTGAACATCAATCAgtatcacaatcacaacaacaatTTGAATAATATGAATGAATTTTTCGCCAACCCAACGGCGTTAAATTTTCACGGCGAAGCTAAGTTTGAAGGAGGAGTTGATCAAGAAGTAGAAAGCAGTGTTAGAGCTCAACGACTTAACAGCGTTAACCCGGGTTTCTTCCCGGAGAACTCAACCGGGTTTCCGGGCACTTATACGAACTCGGTGCCTGACCCGTTTGGGATTCGGTACCCGACCCAAACAGTGAATGTGGGGTTTACTGGGTAA
- the LOC129892339 gene encoding ABC transporter G family member 9 has product MEMEDIQITQLESAAIFKKTNFPVTLKFENVVYKIKPKSEGMFKNSSKSEEEKIILKGITGIVFPCEMLAMLGPSGSGKTTLLTGLGGRLSGRLDGTITYNGMPFKNAMKRYTGFVTQDDVLYPHLTVTETLVYTALLRLPKTLSHMEKVAHAEAVISQLGLIKCKDSIIGGPLLRGISGGERKRVSIGQEMLINPSLLFLDEPTSGLDSTTAQKIVSTLWELVNGGRTIVMTIHQPSSRLFYMFHKVLLLSEGNPLYFGRGEDVMAYFSSIGFSPSIAMNPSDFLLDLANGVIDDPQEDQASIKQTLVTAFKTNLLDGVKEELQKYDDNEDQEKLQKGKLNQWSNTWWQQSVVLFRRGMKERKHESFSSLKVGQVFVVSILCALLWWRSSDIQDQIGLLFFSSSFWGFYPLFQAIFTFPQERMMLEKERSSGMYRLSSYFMSRIVGDLPMELVLPTIFVIITYWTTGLKQSPMNFFSTLFTVLYGVLVSQGLGLALGAMIMDQKSATVLGSVIMLSFTLVSGYFVHYVPSFISWIKYISVSQYTFKLLLGSQYEAGEMYHCGIGNATCYVQDFPAIKSVGLGDKAISVVALTIMLVGYRFLAYLALMRIGVTKK; this is encoded by the exons atggaaaTGGAGGACATACAAATTACTCAGCTGGAAAGTGCAGCCATCTTCAAGAAAACTAATTTTCCTGTCACTCTCAag TTTGAAAATGTTGTGTACAAGATTAAGCCGAAAAGTGAAGGGATGTTCAAAAATTCCTCTAAatcagaagaagaaaaaataatcttaaaGGGTATAACCGGTATAGTCTTTCCCTGTGAAATGCTGGCGATGTTAGGCCCGTCGGGGAGTGGTAAAACAACGTTGTTAACGGGGTTAGGAGGTCGTTTAAGTGGTCGTCTTGATGGTACTATAACTTATAATGGAATGCCCTTCAAAAATGCCATGAAGCGTTACACCGGATTTGTTACTCAAGACGACGTTCTGTACCCTCACCTAACTGTGACAGAAACACTTGTATACACTGCCCTGCTTCGTTTGCCTAAAACCTTATCACACATGGAAAAAGTCGCGCATGCTGAGGCTGTAATTTCTCAATTGGGATTAATCAAATGCAAGGATAGTATTATTGGAGGTCCGTTATTGAGAGGAATTTCTGGAGGGGAGAGGAAAAGAGTTAGCATTGGACAAGAAATGCTTATTAATCCGAGCTTGTTGTTTTTGGATGAACCAACATCAGGCCTTGATTCAACAACGGCTCAAAAGATTGTGTCCACTCTATGGGAGCTAGTGAATGGTGGGAGGACGATTGTGATGACTATACATCAGCCTTCAAGTAGGTTGTTCTACATGTTCCACAAAGTGTTGTTGTTATCCGAAGGAAATCCTCTCTACTTTGGAAGAGGTGAAGATGTTATGGCCTATTTTTCGAGCATTGGATTTTCACCCTCAATCGCTATGAATCCCTCTGACTTCTTGTTAGATCTTGCAAATG GTGTTATAGATGATCCACAAGAGGATCAAGCATCAATCAAGCAGACTTTAGTAACTGCGTTCAAAACCAATCTGTTGGATGGAGTGAAGGAAGAACTGCAAAAATATGATGATAACGAAGATCAGGAAAAATTACAGAAAGggaaactcaatcaatggtcaAACACTTGGTGGCAGCAATCTGTGGTGCTGTTTAGAAGAGGAATGAAAGAACGAAAACATGAGTCCTTCTCATCCCTCAAGGTTGGACAGGTCTTTGTGGTATCTATATTGTGTGCATTGTTGTGGTGGAGATCGAGTGACATACAAGATCAG ATTGGGCTCTTGTTCTTTTCCTCTTCATTTTGGGGCTTCTATCCTCTCTTCCAAGCTATTTTTACGTTCCCACAAGAAAGAATGATGTTGGAGAAGGAACGATCCTCAGGCATGTATCGACTCTCTTCATACTTCATGTCAAGAATTGTTGGTGACCTTCCAATGGAGCTAGTACTTCCAACTATTTTCGTCATCATAACATACTGGACAACGGGCCTAAAACAATCACCGATGAATTTTTTCTCCACCTTGTTCACCGTCCTATATGGTGTATTAGTCTCACAAGGCCTTGGACTTGCACTTGGCGCGATGATCATGGATCAAAAATCAGCTACTGTACTCGGTTCAGTAATCATGCTATCGTTCACCCTAGTCAGTGGATATTTCGTTCACTATGTTCCTAGCTTCATTAGCTGGATAAAATACATATCGGTTAGCCAGTATACCTTCAAGCTCTTGTTAGGGTCACAGTATGAGGCAGGGGAAATGTATCATTGTGGAATAGGAAATGCAACTTGTTACGTGCAAGATTTCCCCGCGATAAAGTCTGTAGGGCTAGGAGATAAAGCGATATCAGTCGTTGCATTGACTATAATGCTTGTGGGATATAGGTTCTTGGCATATTTGGCACTTATGAGGATTGGTGTGACAAAAAAATAG